CTCCGGCGGCGGCGGACCATCCTGTCCCTCCATCTCGCGGATCGCGCGCCGGGCGGCCAGGTCGAGCTCCGATTTGGACCGGGAGAAGTTGAGGAACTTGCAGCCGAACACTAGCGGCGGACAGGCCGGCCGCATATGGACTTCCTTCGCCCCGCAATCGAAGATCCGCCGGACGGTGTCGGTAAGCTGGGTGCCGCGCACGATCGAATCTTCGCAGAACAACATGCGCTGGCCGTGGATCAGTTCCTTGATCGGGATGATCTTCATGCGCGCCACCAGGTCGCGCGTGGACTGGTCCTGGGGTATGAAGCTGCGCGACCAGGTGGGGGTGTACTTCACAAACGGCCGGCGAAACGGCACACCTCGCTGGTGGGCGTAGCCCATCGCGTGGCCTGTGCCGGAATCAGGAATGCCCGCGACGACGTCCACGGGCACAGTGTCCCGCCTGGCCAGCGCCGCGCCGCAGCGGTAACGGCAATCCTCCGTGTTGATGCCCTCAAAGGTGGACGCCGGATAGCCGTAGTAAACCCAAAGGAACGCGCAGATCTGGCAGTAGGTGCCCGGCAGGGCAACCGGTTCGATGCCCTCCGGCGTCAGCCGGACAATTTCCCCCGGCCCAAGCTCGCGCACAGTTTCGTAACCCAAGTTGGGGAACGCGCAGGATTCCAGCGTGGCCGCATAGGCGCCGGCTTTGCGGCCGAGGATCATGGGGGTCCGGCCCAATTTGTCGCGGGCGGCGTAGACGCCCCCGTCGGTCAGCAACAGCAGGGAACAGGAGCCGGCGATAGCCTCCTGGGCGATCTGGATGCCCTCGGCGAAGGTTGCGCCCTGGTTGATGTATAGCGCTACCAGTTCGGTCGGATTGACTTCAGCGCCGCTCATCTCCGAGAAATGCGCCGAGCGCAGGCCGAAGGCCTTCTTCACCAATTCGGCCAGGTTCGCAATGCGCCCGACCGTGACGATCGCGTAGTTGCCCAGGTGCGAGCCGATGATCAGCGGCTGGTCCTCCGTGTCGCTGATCACGCCGATGCCCATCCGCCCCTTCAGCTTGTGGACGTCGTGCTCGAACTTGGAACGGAACTGGGCGTTGCTGATGTCGTGGATGAACCGTGTGCAGCCTGTGCCGTGATGCACGGCCATGCCCCCGCGGCGGGTGCCCAGATGTGAATGGTAGTCGGTTCCGTAGAACAGGTCGTTTACGCAGTCGTCCTTCGAAACCACGCCGAAATAGCCACCCATATTAAATCTGTGTCAGTTGGTAGTTGTAATTACGCTCACCCCGCAGCTCTGCAGGTATTGCTTCAGCTCGGGAATGCGAATGAGGCCAAAGTGGAAAACTGACGCCGCGAGCAGCACCGTTGCCCCCGCTTCAGCGGCGTCGCGGAAGTGCTCCATGGCTCCTGCGCCGCCCGAAGCGACGACCTCCGCCTGAGTGGCCGAAGCAATCTTGCGGATCAAGGGCAGATCGAAGCCGGTGCGGGCGCCATCGGTCGCCTTGCTGGTCGGCAGAATGCAGCGCACGCCATAACCGGCCACCTGGCGAGCCCATTCCAACGCGTCTGCGCCGGTGGCGGTGCGGCCTCCGTCCACGAACACCTCGTAACCCGAGGGCAGCGACGGATTGCGGTCCACGTCAATTGCTACAGTGACCTTCTCCACCCCCAGTTCGCGGATCATCTCCGCGATGATCTTGGGATTGCGGAACGCCGCGCTGCTGGTGGACACCTTGTTGGCTCCCGCCTCGATGACGGCACAAGCCGACGCCACATCCTTGATACCTCCGCCTACCGTGAAGGGAATGGTTGCCACGGCCGCCACGCGCTTGACGACTTCCAGCATGGTGCCGCGGTTTTCGACGGTGGCGGTTATGTCCAGCATGGCCAGTTCATCGGCGCCCGCCGCGCAGTAGGCCCAGGCGCAGCCGACTGGGTCCCCCGCGTCCTGAATATCAACGAAATGCACGCCTTTGACCACCCGCCCATGTTGCATGTCCAGACACGGCATGATACGGATTTTCGGTTTCATACGATTAGCTTCGGCGGTTTAGTTCTGTCCCCGCTCAGATATATTCCACCGTGGCGGGGGGCTTGGGCGTCAGATCGTAAACGCAACGGTTGACACCCGGGATAGCGGTGATGCGGCGGCTGAGGCGGTGCAGAGTCGGCCACGACAATTCCCGCACGGCAGCCTTGCGCGCATCCACACTGTCAATGCAGCGCACTACGATGATCTGGCCAAACTCGCGTTTGCCGTGGCGGATGCCGGTGGCGCAATCCTGGAGCAACACCGCCAGGTACTGGAATGCGCCGGAACTCTGGAGTTCCTCCTCCACGATCGCCGTGGCCTTGCGCACAGTGGCCAGTCGCTCGCGGGTCACCTCGCCCACGATGCGGGTCGCGAGGGCGGGGCCGGGGAACGGGATGCGCTTCGTGATGCTTTGGGGCAGGCCCAGCAAGGCGGCCACGCGCCGCACACCGTCCTTTCGCAGCGTGGCCAGGGGTTCGAGGACTTTGTAGCCGTAAGTCTTTTGCGGGTCTATGCCGATCTGCGCCAGGATGTTGTGCTGGCGCTTGATGCCGGCCACGGTTTCCTCGATGTCAGTCAGGATGGTGCCATGGAGCAGAAAGGTCGCCTTCGATTGTTTGACCGCCTTGGCAAAGACATCCCGGTAGAAGGTGTTCGTGATTGCCTGGCGCTTCTCTTCGGGGTCGGTCAACCCCTTGAGCGCCCGGAGGAACTGGCTGCGCGCGTCCACCAGTTTCACGGGGATGCCCATGTGCTGAAAGATCTTCACGACGCGCTGCGGTTCCCCTTCGCGCATGATCGCGTTGTCCACGAGAATGGTTTTCAACTGCTTGCCCAGCGCCTTGTGCGCCAGGACGGTGACCGCCGAGCTGTCCACCCCGCCGCTGAGGGCGTTGATGGCAATCCCGCCGCCCACTTCGCGCCGGATGGCGGCCACTTGTTCTGCGATGAATGTCTTGTAGTTCATAGATGCTCTGTGCTCGCTAATGTCCGCAATGCTGCATTTGCGCGCGGGAGGCTATCCGGATTTTCCACAAAGGGGAGCAGAAAGTGATCATGGCGGAAGCCAGACCATTTTCAGGCGTGAAGGGGAAGGAAATGGCGGCTATTGTATAGCCATGAAGCAGGTCCTGGTTGAGATGGTAGTCGTCTTGCTGTTGCTCGGGGTCAACGGCGTGTTCGCCATGACGGAGATTGCGGTGGTCACCGCCCGGAAGGGCCGGCTCCGCCAGTTGGCCAAAGGCGGCCACGCGCGCGCCCAATTGGCGCTTGCCTTGGCGGAGTCCCCGAACCGATTTCTCTCGACCGTGCAAATCGGGATAACGCTGGTTGGCATCCTGGCGGGCGCGTTCAGCGGCGCCACCATTGCCGAGGAACTCGCCTTGGCGCTGGCGGCTGTGCCCGGCTTGGGCCCCTACAGCGACGTGATCGCTTTGGGTGTCGTGGTGCTGGTGATTAGTTATCTCTCGCTGGTGCTGGGTGAACTCGTGCCCAAACGCATCGGCCTGGGCAATCCGGAAAGAATCTCCATGCTGGTCGCCGGGCCGATGCAGGCATTGTCGGTGGTTGCCGGCCCCCTGGTGAGGTCCCTCAGCCTTTCCACGGACGGCCTGCTGCGGCTGCTGGCCATCAAGCCGCAGAAGGAGGCCACGGTGAGCGAGGATGAGGTCAAAGTGCTCATGCAAGAAGGGCTGCGGGCGGGCGCGTTCCAGAAAGTGGAAAGCGACATCGTCGCCAGCGTGCTCGATCTTGACCGCTTGATGGTGCGCGACATCATGACGCCCCGCCCCAAAGTCATCTGGTTGAATCGCGACGACCCGCACGAAACGGTTTGGCACAAGATCGTTGTGAGCGGCCACTCTTTCTTCCCGGTTTATGAAGGCAATCGCGACCGCGTTGTGGGGGTGGTTTCCGTGAAAGCGGTTTACGCGAACCTGGCGGCGGGGGTGGGCGTGAACCTCAGAGACTTGATGGTGCCGCCGCTGGTTGTGCCGGCGACGCAGAACGTGCTGCAACTGGTGGAGACCTTCAAGAGGAGCGGCAAGCACCTGGCGCTGGCGGCCGATGAATTCGGCGGCATCGTGGGTCTGGTGACCCTCAACGACGTGATGGAGGCCATAGTAGGGGATTTCCCCTCTCA
The window above is part of the Candidatus Paceibacterota bacterium genome. Proteins encoded here:
- a CDS encoding hemolysin family protein, yielding MKQVLVEMVVVLLLLGVNGVFAMTEIAVVTARKGRLRQLAKGGHARAQLALALAESPNRFLSTVQIGITLVGILAGAFSGATIAEELALALAAVPGLGPYSDVIALGVVVLVISYLSLVLGELVPKRIGLGNPERISMLVAGPMQALSVVAGPLVRSLSLSTDGLLRLLAIKPQKEATVSEDEVKVLMQEGLRAGAFQKVESDIVASVLDLDRLMVRDIMTPRPKVIWLNRDDPHETVWHKIVVSGHSFFPVYEGNRDRVVGVVSVKAVYANLAAGVGVNLRDLMVPPLVVPATQNVLQLVETFKRSGKHLALAADEFGGIVGLVTLNDVMEAIVGDFPSQDERAKPAVTRRPDGSWLIDGMIEIARVEQALPGFVAEDPSNKEYQTLAGYIVKRLGRLPREGETFEAHGYVFEVLDMDQHRVDKVLVVPLRPPAGSRTLPAA
- a CDS encoding amidophosphoribosyltransferase encodes the protein MGGYFGVVSKDDCVNDLFYGTDYHSHLGTRRGGMAVHHGTGCTRFIHDISNAQFRSKFEHDVHKLKGRMGIGVISDTEDQPLIIGSHLGNYAIVTVGRIANLAELVKKAFGLRSAHFSEMSGAEVNPTELVALYINQGATFAEGIQIAQEAIAGSCSLLLLTDGGVYAARDKLGRTPMILGRKAGAYAATLESCAFPNLGYETVRELGPGEIVRLTPEGIEPVALPGTYCQICAFLWVYYGYPASTFEGINTEDCRYRCGAALARRDTVPVDVVAGIPDSGTGHAMGYAHQRGVPFRRPFVKYTPTWSRSFIPQDQSTRDLVARMKIIPIKELIHGQRMLFCEDSIVRGTQLTDTVRRIFDCGAKEVHMRPACPPLVFGCKFLNFSRSKSELDLAARRAIREMEGQDGPPPPEYVQPDSEKHRAMVERIRHRLGLTTLQYQQLDDLVTSIGLPREKLCTYCWHGRE
- a CDS encoding imidazole glycerol phosphate synthase cyclase subunit is translated as MKPKIRIMPCLDMQHGRVVKGVHFVDIQDAGDPVGCAWAYCAAGADELAMLDITATVENRGTMLEVVKRVAAVATIPFTVGGGIKDVASACAVIEAGANKVSTSSAAFRNPKIIAEMIRELGVEKVTVAIDVDRNPSLPSGYEVFVDGGRTATGADALEWARQVAGYGVRCILPTSKATDGARTGFDLPLIRKIASATQAEVVASGGAGAMEHFRDAAEAGATVLLAASVFHFGLIRIPELKQYLQSCGVSVITTTN
- a CDS encoding ATP-binding protein encodes the protein MNYKTFIAEQVAAIRREVGGGIAINALSGGVDSSAVTVLAHKALGKQLKTILVDNAIMREGEPQRVVKIFQHMGIPVKLVDARSQFLRALKGLTDPEEKRQAITNTFYRDVFAKAVKQSKATFLLHGTILTDIEETVAGIKRQHNILAQIGIDPQKTYGYKVLEPLATLRKDGVRRVAALLGLPQSITKRIPFPGPALATRIVGEVTRERLATVRKATAIVEEELQSSGAFQYLAVLLQDCATGIRHGKREFGQIIVVRCIDSVDARKAAVRELSWPTLHRLSRRITAIPGVNRCVYDLTPKPPATVEYI